In the Leptolyngbya sp. SIO1E4 genome, one interval contains:
- a CDS encoding aminotransferase class V-fold PLP-dependent enzyme yields MDFSGLPPTAFIDPTGRNRQAIEPLLQQVTGQILDALTKAASRPPLPYPQALPEITIPDGPTEVSALLEQVNAVLATAMNPAHPGYMGHMDPLPTTFSIVGDWVAAALNNNMLSVEMSPLFSRLEPLLLRAIARLFGLGDTAGGVLVSGGSLANLQALAVARNVKLGIVKTGLAGLEKPPVFFTSAVAHTSIKKAAMMLGLGVDAAIAIPTNSNSQMDVDSLQAAIAQAHQKGQQPFAVVATAGTTVTGNIDPLAEIAATAQAHDLWFHVDAAYGGALVFSEQYRDRLQGIEQADSVTFNPQKWLYVTKTCASVLFRNVNALYHHFQLVAPYMNTEKDWVNLGEITVQGTRHADVLKLWLSLQHLGRQGYGTLIEASYALTEQFVAAVQQRSYLELASQPEMNLVCFRGCPDWVSPAEWDSWNAALQAHLWQKGEAFVSVPKYRGQNWLKVVLLNPFTTAAEIQRVFDEIDHFAQPAVH; encoded by the coding sequence TTGGATTTCTCAGGACTCCCCCCGACCGCTTTTATCGACCCTACAGGCAGAAACCGACAGGCCATCGAACCGTTGCTGCAGCAGGTTACGGGCCAAATTTTGGACGCCCTGACCAAAGCTGCGAGCCGCCCACCGCTACCCTACCCTCAAGCCTTGCCTGAGATCACCATTCCGGATGGGCCAACGGAGGTGAGCGCCCTGCTAGAGCAGGTGAATGCCGTGCTGGCAACGGCCATGAATCCTGCCCATCCTGGCTATATGGGGCATATGGATCCACTGCCAACGACGTTTTCTATCGTGGGAGATTGGGTGGCGGCTGCCCTCAACAACAACATGTTGAGTGTCGAGATGTCGCCTTTGTTCTCACGGCTAGAGCCCCTGCTGCTGCGAGCCATTGCGCGACTGTTTGGCCTCGGTGATACCGCCGGGGGCGTGTTGGTGAGTGGAGGCAGTTTGGCGAATCTGCAGGCACTGGCAGTGGCGCGCAATGTCAAGCTTGGCATTGTGAAAACGGGGCTAGCAGGGTTAGAGAAACCGCCGGTTTTTTTTACCTCAGCTGTGGCGCACACGTCAATTAAAAAGGCCGCAATGATGCTGGGTCTTGGGGTTGATGCTGCCATCGCGATTCCGACCAACAGTAATTCTCAGATGGACGTGGACAGCTTGCAGGCAGCCATTGCCCAGGCACACCAGAAAGGGCAACAGCCCTTTGCTGTGGTGGCCACTGCGGGCACAACGGTCACGGGCAATATTGACCCTTTGGCAGAGATAGCCGCGACCGCCCAAGCCCATGATCTATGGTTCCATGTGGATGCGGCCTATGGTGGGGCGCTGGTATTCTCAGAGCAATATCGTGATCGCTTGCAAGGCATCGAACAGGCAGATTCGGTTACCTTTAATCCTCAAAAATGGCTTTATGTGACCAAGACCTGCGCCTCAGTCCTGTTCCGCAACGTAAACGCCCTGTATCACCATTTCCAACTGGTTGCGCCCTATATGAACACAGAAAAGGACTGGGTGAATCTTGGGGAGATCACGGTGCAGGGCACCCGCCACGCCGATGTATTGAAGCTGTGGCTGTCGTTACAACATTTAGGGCGACAGGGCTATGGGACCCTGATTGAGGCAAGTTATGCCCTAACAGAGCAGTTTGTCGCCGCTGTGCAGCAGCGATCGTATTTAGAGTTAGCCAGTCAACCAGAGATGAATCTAGTCTGTTTTCGGGGCTGTCCAGATTGGGTATCTCCTGCAGAGTGGGATAGCTGGAATGCCGCATTACAGGCCCATTTGTGGCAAAAGGGTGAGGCCTTTGTGTCAGTGCCGAAGTATCGCGGGCAAAACTGGCTAAAAGTTGTTTTGCTGAACCCGTTTACAACCGCAGCGGAGATTCAGCGGGTGTTTGATGAGATTGATCACTTTGCCCAACCGGCAGTTCATTAA
- a CDS encoding leucine-rich repeat domain-containing protein, giving the protein MARDPLQRLIDQAAAEGWTALDLGRNQLRKLPPEIGQLTNLRQLNLGSNQLSTLPPEIGQLIHLRQLDLRSNQMRMLPPEIGRLTKLQQLDLSYNQLRSLPPEIGQLINLQKLDLGSNQLSILPPEIRQLTNLQQLDLFNNQLQALLPEIRQLIHLQQLDLSYNQLRALPPEIRQLIHLQQLDLVSNQLSVLPPEIGHLTHLQQLDLIDNQLRALPPEIGQLTHLQQLDLVSNQLSVLPPEIGQLTHLQQLDLVGNQLNALPPEIGRLQKLEKLELYGNQFEDPPPEIVWEGTQSVLNYLRQQLEQGKDYVYEAKLIIVGEGGAGKTSLAKKIVDPSYELDSHEVSTEGIDVIRWDFELPDGTVFRTNIWDFGGQEIYHATHQFFLTKRSLYALVVDTRQDNTDFYYWLSIVELLSDSSPVFIVKNEKQDRHCDVNEGQLRGEFNNFRETLATNLKTNRGLDEIRRKIQQYITDLPHVGTRLPKKWVDIRRALETDQRNYISLVEYYRICEANGFTHQADQLQLSEYLHDLGVCLHFQKDPILKHTVILKPEWGTAAVYKALDTKEIYDNLGRFTRTHLDIVWSDDEYADMRDELLQLMMRFKLCYQIPGTDDQYIAPQLLSSNKPAYNWDEPPTLLLRYRYGFMPKGILTRFIVEMHKFIAGQRLVWKSGVVLNNGSAQAEIIELYHKGEIHIRVCGKRPKDLVTVIIHEVDKINDSYDRMRVNKLIPCQCDLWQAGDAPQFFPLNVLHRFIDKGQEKIQCQKCFEMVDVRQLILGFSDPVYDPEADKNDYPPLAESSSFHPENCKDSWPIQTLQDDPMQRIKLFDTLSNLATSDFEKLVFALDAPRGNLGEASTPQGERVSRLLDWAKSNIGCGLDTLENALQAITSNA; this is encoded by the coding sequence ATGGCCCGAGACCCCCTACAGAGGCTGATTGATCAAGCTGCTGCAGAAGGTTGGACTGCCCTTGATTTAGGGCGCAACCAACTAAGGAAGCTACCTCCCGAAATCGGACAGCTAACAAATCTGCGGCAGCTGAACCTCGGCTCGAATCAACTCAGTACGCTGCCCCCTGAAATTGGGCAACTCATTCATCTTCGACAACTTGATCTGCGTTCCAACCAGATGAGGATGCTGCCCCCTGAAATCGGACGGCTTACCAAACTGCAGCAGCTTGACCTCAGCTACAACCAATTAAGATCACTGCCCCCCGAAATTGGGCAGCTTATCAATCTGCAGAAGCTTGACCTAGGCTCAAATCAGCTCAGCATATTGCCGCCCGAAATCAGACAGCTCACTAATCTGCAGCAGCTTGACCTTTTCAATAATCAACTGCAGGCACTGCTCCCTGAAATCAGACAGCTGATTCATCTGCAGCAGCTCGACCTCAGCTACAACCAATTAAGAGCGCTGCCGCCCGAAATCAGACAGCTGATTCATCTGCAGCAGCTTGACCTGGTGAGTAACCAGCTGAGTGTGTTGCCGCCCGAAATTGGGCATCTCACCCATCTTCAACAGCTTGATCTCATTGATAATCAACTGAGAGCCCTACCGCCCGAAATCGGGCAACTCACCCACCTGCAACAGCTCGACCTGGTCAGCAATCAGCTGAGTGTATTGCCCCCTGAAATTGGACAGCTCACCCACCTGCAACAACTTGACCTGGTGGGCAACCAATTGAATGCATTGCCGCCTGAAATCGGCAGGCTCCAGAAGCTCGAAAAGCTGGAACTCTACGGAAACCAATTCGAAGATCCCCCCCCAGAGATTGTTTGGGAAGGAACACAAAGTGTCCTCAATTACCTGCGGCAGCAGCTAGAACAAGGTAAAGACTATGTTTACGAGGCCAAGCTCATCATTGTGGGTGAGGGGGGGGCTGGCAAGACATCCCTGGCTAAAAAGATTGTTGACCCCAGCTATGAACTAGACTCCCACGAAGTCTCTACTGAAGGGATTGATGTTATTCGCTGGGACTTTGAGTTGCCGGATGGAACCGTTTTCCGCACCAATATTTGGGATTTTGGCGGACAAGAAATTTACCATGCCACCCATCAATTTTTCTTGACCAAACGCTCTCTCTACGCCCTTGTGGTCGATACTCGGCAAGACAACACCGATTTCTACTACTGGCTCAGCATTGTTGAACTGCTCAGTGACAGTAGCCCTGTCTTCATTGTTAAAAATGAAAAACAAGATCGGCATTGCGACGTCAACGAAGGGCAACTGCGGGGCGAATTTAACAACTTCCGGGAGACTCTGGCCACGAATCTGAAAACGAATCGGGGTCTGGATGAAATCAGGCGGAAGATTCAGCAGTACATCACTGATTTACCCCATGTTGGAACCCGTTTGCCCAAGAAATGGGTGGATATTCGACGGGCCTTAGAAACCGATCAGCGAAACTATATTTCTTTAGTGGAATATTATCGAATTTGTGAAGCAAACGGGTTTACGCATCAAGCCGATCAGCTTCAGCTGAGTGAATATCTCCACGACTTAGGGGTTTGCCTGCATTTTCAAAAAGACCCCATTCTCAAGCATACGGTCATTCTTAAACCTGAATGGGGCACTGCCGCTGTCTATAAAGCCCTTGATACAAAGGAAATCTACGACAACCTTGGCCGCTTCACCCGTACCCACCTCGACATCGTTTGGAGCGATGACGAATATGCGGACATGCGCGATGAACTGCTACAGCTCATGATGCGGTTCAAGCTCTGTTATCAAATTCCTGGCACCGATGACCAGTACATTGCCCCTCAACTTCTGAGCAGCAATAAACCCGCCTATAACTGGGATGAACCGCCAACCCTGCTGCTCCGTTACCGTTACGGATTCATGCCTAAAGGCATTCTCACTCGCTTTATCGTTGAGATGCATAAATTTATTGCTGGTCAGCGACTCGTCTGGAAAAGTGGTGTCGTTCTCAACAACGGCTCTGCTCAGGCTGAGATCATTGAGCTGTATCACAAAGGTGAGATCCATATCCGCGTCTGCGGCAAGCGCCCGAAAGACCTGGTCACGGTCATTATCCATGAGGTTGACAAAATCAATGACTCCTACGATCGCATGCGCGTCAACAAACTCATTCCTTGTCAGTGCGATCTCTGGCAGGCGGGTGATGCCCCTCAGTTCTTCCCGCTCAATGTGCTGCATCGCTTTATCGACAAAGGTCAAGAAAAAATTCAATGCCAAAAATGCTTTGAGATGGTGGATGTTCGCCAATTGATCCTGGGTTTCAGCGACCCTGTTTATGACCCGGAGGCCGACAAGAATGATTACCCTCCCTTGGCGGAGAGCAGCAGCTTTCATCCTGAAAACTGCAAGGACTCCTGGCCCATTCAAACCCTGCAAGATGACCCCATGCAGCGGATAAAGCTATTTGACACCCTCAGTAATTTAGCCACCTCCGACTTTGAGAAATTGGTCTTTGCCCTAGATGCTCCTCGCGGTAATTTAGGCGAGGCTTCAACCCCTCAAGGCGAGAGAGTTTCCAGGCTACTTGACTGGGCTAAAAGCAATATCGGTTGTGGCCTAGACACCCTTGAAAATGCGCTGCAGGCGATTACGAGCAACGCTTAG
- a CDS encoding gamma-glutamylcyclotransferase: MTGTAETEKWVFICGSALRGQPDHGNLQDAKFIREAQTAPHYRLHAVKGGWHPGIYAVTTGGISIPGELYALTPEQYDHLVSTEPPHMYPAEVTLETGEVAIAMLYPKALIDEHNWPDISQQGGWAAYKAAQ; encoded by the coding sequence ATGACAGGGACGGCTGAAACCGAAAAGTGGGTTTTCATCTGTGGTTCGGCGCTGCGAGGGCAACCGGATCATGGCAATCTACAAGATGCCAAGTTTATCCGAGAAGCACAGACTGCCCCCCACTACCGCCTGCATGCTGTGAAAGGTGGCTGGCACCCCGGCATTTATGCTGTGACAACCGGCGGCATCTCAATTCCAGGGGAACTCTACGCCCTGACCCCTGAGCAGTACGATCATCTCGTGTCGACAGAACCCCCCCACATGTACCCAGCAGAAGTGACCCTAGAAACTGGAGAGGTTGCGATCGCGATGCTGTACCCCAAGGCTTTAATTGATGAGCATAACTGGCCAGACATTTCCCAACAAGGAGGGTGGGCAGCCTATAAGGCAGCTCAGTAA
- a CDS encoding GntR family transcriptional regulator — protein sequence MKPNPLPRREALHEQTYQALRIHILSGELAAGDRLVETHLAKQLGVSRTPVREAIRQLQREGLVAADPGGGIRVITVSTQDAVHLYNCRIALEKAAIQAACTHASDEMLQQLELTITQAERAVQRQTSTLNTFEMLNLDYQFHRHIAESAGNPWLTDLLDQVFDKMMLLRVQTTRSNPKVLEICTEHRKIYRAIESRSLPTAMATIEAHLEASKQRVVATLEALQTNAVEQ from the coding sequence ATGAAACCGAACCCGCTGCCCCGGCGAGAAGCCTTGCATGAACAGACTTATCAGGCCCTACGCATCCACATTTTGTCAGGAGAGTTGGCGGCAGGCGATCGCCTGGTAGAAACCCATCTGGCTAAGCAGCTCGGGGTTAGCCGCACCCCTGTGCGGGAAGCCATCCGACAGCTACAGCGGGAAGGGTTGGTCGCAGCTGACCCTGGCGGCGGTATTCGGGTCATCACCGTATCAACCCAGGATGCCGTCCATCTCTACAACTGCCGCATTGCTCTAGAAAAAGCAGCCATTCAAGCAGCCTGTACCCACGCCAGTGACGAGATGCTGCAACAGTTAGAACTCACGATTACGCAGGCAGAACGGGCTGTTCAGCGCCAAACTTCAACGCTGAACACCTTTGAAATGTTAAATCTGGACTATCAGTTTCACCGCCATATTGCTGAAAGTGCAGGCAATCCTTGGCTGACAGATTTGCTCGATCAGGTGTTTGACAAGATGATGCTGCTACGGGTACAAACAACTCGCAGTAACCCTAAGGTGCTTGAAATTTGCACAGAGCATCGCAAAATCTATCGGGCCATTGAGTCGCGATCGCTGCCCACCGCGATGGCAACGATTGAAGCCCATTTAGAGGCCAGCAAGCAGCGGGTGGTTGCCACCCTAGAAGCATTACAAACAAACGCGGTTGAGCAGTAA
- a CDS encoding Zn-dependent hydrolase, whose amino-acid sequence MTNRLISTLAIDSDRLMRSIKRLAQVGQLPNGGVQRLAFSPEDCRARQLVQAWMREAGMTVAIDAAGNIIGRYAGHFEDAPPLVTGSHIDTVPNAGHYDGTYGVLAGIEVVRSLAQQGIRLDHPLEVIVFADEERTMLGCKALAGQLSSDPELYRGREGDPVDACLERIGGNWAAIAQVQRAPGSVAAFVELHVEQGPVLESVDKQIGVVTGIVGQRRYWITLEGQSSHAGTTPMPMRKDALVAASQVVLAVHRLGNQPGDQVATVGRMELHPNVPNSIPGHIEMSLDIRDLSGHRLDALIAEIQAEIHLIAAQTRTHISLAQRLDNEPAPANSHIQSAIAQACDDLQLSHCSLPSRASHDAQEMSRVTDMGMIFVPSEGGISHAEQEYTSPEACAQGANVLLHTLMRLDRHYRCSGDSR is encoded by the coding sequence ATGACGAATCGCCTCATTTCGACCCTCGCCATTGACTCAGATCGGTTGATGCGCTCAATCAAACGGCTGGCCCAGGTGGGGCAGTTGCCGAATGGGGGTGTCCAGCGGCTGGCCTTTAGCCCCGAAGATTGCCGGGCCCGGCAGCTGGTGCAAGCCTGGATGCGGGAAGCAGGCATGACCGTTGCCATTGATGCGGCTGGCAATATCATTGGGCGCTACGCTGGCCATTTTGAAGATGCTCCCCCTTTGGTTACGGGGTCTCATATTGACACAGTCCCCAACGCTGGACACTACGACGGCACCTATGGGGTGCTGGCAGGCATCGAGGTTGTTCGAAGCTTGGCCCAACAAGGCATCCGGCTAGACCATCCTTTAGAGGTGATTGTATTTGCCGATGAGGAACGCACGATGCTCGGCTGCAAAGCCTTAGCAGGGCAACTGTCCTCTGATCCGGAGCTGTACCGGGGGCGCGAAGGGGATCCTGTGGATGCCTGCTTGGAGCGCATTGGTGGCAATTGGGCTGCGATCGCCCAGGTACAGCGGGCACCGGGTAGCGTCGCTGCTTTTGTGGAGCTGCATGTGGAGCAAGGCCCGGTGCTAGAGTCTGTAGACAAGCAAATTGGTGTGGTGACGGGCATTGTCGGTCAGCGGCGCTATTGGATTACCCTTGAAGGCCAGTCTAGCCACGCAGGGACGACCCCCATGCCCATGCGCAAAGATGCCCTGGTGGCTGCCTCTCAGGTAGTGCTGGCAGTTCATCGCCTTGGCAATCAGCCCGGTGACCAGGTGGCGACTGTTGGTCGGATGGAGTTACATCCCAACGTCCCCAACAGTATCCCTGGTCATATTGAAATGAGTTTGGATATTCGTGATCTGAGTGGCCATCGCCTGGATGCCCTGATCGCAGAAATCCAGGCTGAAATTCACCTCATTGCGGCCCAAACTCGAACTCACATTTCCTTGGCGCAGCGCTTAGACAACGAACCTGCCCCAGCGAACTCCCACATTCAATCGGCGATCGCCCAGGCCTGCGACGACTTGCAGCTCAGTCACTGCTCCCTGCCTAGCCGCGCCAGCCATGACGCCCAAGAAATGTCTCGGGTAACAGATATGGGCATGATTTTTGTGCCCAGTGAAGGGGGCATCAGCCACGCCGAGCAAGAATATACCTCTCCAGAAGCCTGTGCCCAGGGGGCAAATGTGTTGCTCCATACGCTGATGCGTTTGGATCGCCATTATCGCTGTTCTGGAGATAGTCGATAG